In a single window of the Microbacterium sp. Root61 genome:
- a CDS encoding adenine glycosylase — MPDLATPLIAWYREDARDLPWRAEGFGAWGVLVSEFMLQQTPVSRVIPHLQAWLLRWPTPAALAADAPAEAVHQWANLGYPRRALWLHRAAVEITERHGGVVPRDVDALLALTGIGDYTARAVAVFAYGDRHPVVDTNTRRVLARAVDGRSQPGPPARSDLADMEAILPADPVDAAILNAATMELGAVICTARSPRCDACPIRHACAWVAADSPDTGDTRRRQARYEGSDRQARGAVLKALRDAAPRAVPIDAAAATWPDSHQRDRAIDSLIADGLAEASDGLLRLPGHPTT; from the coding sequence GTGCCCGACCTCGCGACTCCGCTCATCGCCTGGTACCGGGAGGACGCGCGCGACCTGCCCTGGCGGGCCGAGGGTTTCGGCGCCTGGGGAGTCCTCGTCAGCGAGTTCATGCTGCAGCAGACCCCGGTGTCGCGCGTCATCCCGCATCTGCAGGCGTGGCTGCTGCGGTGGCCGACCCCGGCCGCACTGGCGGCGGATGCCCCGGCAGAGGCCGTGCACCAGTGGGCGAACCTCGGCTACCCGCGGCGCGCCCTGTGGCTGCACCGGGCAGCCGTCGAGATCACCGAGCGTCACGGCGGCGTGGTTCCGCGCGACGTGGATGCGCTTCTCGCCCTCACCGGGATCGGCGACTACACCGCCCGCGCGGTGGCCGTGTTCGCGTACGGTGACCGGCATCCGGTCGTCGACACCAACACGCGTCGCGTGCTCGCTCGTGCAGTGGACGGCCGCTCGCAGCCCGGGCCGCCGGCGCGCAGTGACCTCGCCGACATGGAGGCGATCCTCCCCGCGGATCCCGTCGACGCCGCGATCCTGAACGCGGCGACGATGGAACTCGGCGCGGTGATCTGCACGGCTCGCAGCCCTCGCTGCGACGCATGCCCGATCCGGCATGCCTGTGCCTGGGTGGCCGCCGACTCCCCCGACACCGGCGACACCCGCCGTCGGCAAGCGCGCTACGAGGGCAGCGACCGCCAGGCGCGCGGGGCGGTGCTGAAGGCGCTGCGGGATGCCGCGCCCCGCGCCGTGCCGATCGACGCGGCCGCCGCGACCTGGCCCGACTCGCACCAGCGCGACCGGGCGATCGACTCGCTCATCGCCGACGGGCTGGCCGAGGCATCCGACGGACTCCTACGGCTGCCCGGGCACCCCACCACCTGA
- a CDS encoding TIGR00730 family Rossman fold protein has translation MSNPAANPVPPGVTEALRSVISEAGITENIDLVARILTTGVSLGMDPADRLDLKITSAALTEMRAAFRLFAPYEGVPKVTIFGSARTKSADTLYRSAASVAEALAEQGWMVVTGAGPGIMQAAAEGAGPHRSIGVSIRLPFEEKPNAVIGSSANNVAMKYFFTRKLMLVKESHGFVCVPGGFGTLDEMFELLTLQQTGKAEPTPIVLLDAPGGTFWQGLQRFVDEQLVASGVVSPDDFDRVLVTDSVTAAADAITGFWRNYDSMRWVGKRLVLRLRAQPTDAEIADLNERFASLLAQGSIERSAPLAPELSDDDHVDLPRLVLTLDQFRVGSLFRLIRAINDLPSASAPAVPAST, from the coding sequence ATGTCGAACCCTGCGGCCAATCCCGTTCCTCCCGGTGTGACTGAAGCGCTGCGCTCCGTGATCTCCGAGGCGGGGATCACGGAGAACATAGACCTCGTCGCCCGCATCCTCACGACCGGCGTCTCGTTGGGCATGGATCCGGCCGACCGGCTGGATCTGAAGATCACATCGGCCGCGCTCACCGAGATGCGGGCCGCGTTCCGCCTGTTCGCGCCGTACGAGGGCGTCCCGAAGGTCACGATCTTCGGGTCGGCGCGCACCAAGTCGGCGGACACGCTCTACCGATCCGCCGCCTCCGTCGCCGAGGCGCTGGCCGAGCAGGGCTGGATGGTGGTGACCGGCGCCGGTCCCGGCATCATGCAGGCGGCGGCCGAGGGTGCCGGTCCGCATCGGTCGATCGGTGTCTCGATCCGGCTTCCGTTCGAGGAGAAGCCGAACGCCGTCATCGGCTCCAGCGCGAACAACGTCGCGATGAAGTACTTCTTCACCCGCAAGCTCATGCTCGTCAAGGAATCGCACGGCTTCGTGTGCGTCCCCGGCGGGTTCGGGACGCTCGACGAGATGTTCGAGCTGCTCACGCTGCAGCAGACCGGCAAGGCCGAGCCGACCCCGATCGTGCTGCTGGACGCTCCCGGCGGCACGTTCTGGCAGGGGCTCCAGCGGTTCGTCGACGAGCAGTTGGTCGCGTCCGGCGTCGTCTCGCCCGACGATTTCGACCGCGTGCTGGTGACGGACTCGGTCACGGCGGCGGCGGATGCCATCACCGGTTTCTGGCGCAACTACGACTCGATGCGCTGGGTCGGAAAACGGTTGGTCCTGCGTCTTCGGGCCCAGCCGACGGATGCCGAGATCGCCGATCTCAACGAGAGATTCGCGTCCCTGCTCGCGCAGGGGAGCATCGAGCGCTCGGCGCCGCTCGCCCCGGAGCTGAGCGACGACGACCATGTGGACCTGCCGCGTCTCGTGCTCACCCTCGACCAATTCCGGGTCGGCTCGCTGTTCCGTCTCATCCGTGCGATCAACGACCTCCCGAGTGCGTCGGCTCCGGCGGTGCCGGCCTCCACGTAG
- a CDS encoding lipase family protein, whose translation MASSVSDSVDAPRVRAWGTRWSALPRLLELAPPRVLLLVGIVVVGLGTLIVFRPLTSVVLLGVYVGVSAIVSGIIDLVSQRRSPRWWTTAFALLWIAGGAAVLIWLGRSLDLLPVALAALLIVGGLASLGDAVVGGRASERVLAAAWGGAQILFGILSVTWPDVTLLVVAVLFGVRTIVFGVTLVVRGGRGMRRIGAQLPGGPSFDPAQPRRAALIAAAAGRYALAAVLVAAAAGGWWLNDWLAEGAPVVDAFYDPPAQVPAAHGSLIREDAYNGRAPRYGTAQRILYTTQDALGQPAVASALVITPSDPPPGPRPVVIWNHGTTGVARGCAPSLRDASATKWAIPGLDDALSRGWVVVASDYSGQGAPGVFPYLIGAGEAHSSLDAVLAAQELPDLNLSDDVVVWGHSQGGHAALWTSQLAGEYTPQLNIAGTVAIAPVADPRALAHELTRGGGQAGGAELSVMISWVLVPYADTYSDVNIPTYVAPGARSLVREMTQRCLSEPGVIVSMLTALGVSEDQPLYPADLTDGPLGRRLGQNAATGPFPSPVLVAWGSADEVIPTTLQTRFVADQCAEGAPVRGVEYRGYSHLRTIMPGSRFLPVLMRWSAARLDGEPAPAVECG comes from the coding sequence ATGGCCTCGAGTGTGTCGGACAGCGTCGACGCCCCCCGCGTTCGCGCGTGGGGCACCCGCTGGAGCGCCCTGCCGCGTCTGCTCGAGCTGGCACCGCCCCGGGTGCTCCTGCTCGTCGGGATCGTGGTCGTGGGCCTCGGCACGCTGATCGTGTTCCGCCCGCTCACCTCCGTGGTGCTGCTGGGCGTGTACGTCGGCGTGAGCGCCATCGTCTCCGGGATCATCGACCTCGTCTCCCAGCGCCGCAGTCCGCGGTGGTGGACGACCGCCTTCGCGCTGCTGTGGATCGCCGGTGGCGCAGCGGTGCTCATCTGGCTCGGGCGCAGCCTCGACCTGCTGCCCGTCGCGCTCGCCGCCCTGCTGATCGTGGGCGGGCTCGCGTCCCTCGGCGATGCGGTCGTCGGCGGACGGGCGAGTGAGCGGGTACTCGCCGCAGCGTGGGGCGGCGCACAGATCCTGTTCGGCATCCTGTCGGTCACCTGGCCCGATGTCACCCTGCTCGTGGTGGCCGTCCTCTTCGGCGTGCGCACGATCGTGTTCGGAGTGACGCTCGTGGTGCGCGGCGGCCGGGGGATGCGGCGCATCGGCGCGCAACTCCCCGGCGGCCCGTCGTTCGATCCGGCGCAGCCTCGGCGGGCCGCCCTCATCGCGGCGGCGGCCGGACGATACGCGCTCGCCGCTGTGCTGGTGGCCGCGGCCGCGGGCGGATGGTGGCTCAACGACTGGCTGGCCGAGGGCGCCCCCGTGGTGGACGCGTTCTACGACCCGCCGGCGCAGGTTCCGGCGGCGCACGGCAGTCTCATCCGGGAGGACGCGTACAACGGTCGCGCGCCGCGATACGGCACGGCGCAGCGCATCCTCTACACGACCCAGGACGCTCTGGGGCAGCCCGCCGTGGCCAGCGCCCTCGTGATCACCCCGAGCGACCCGCCGCCGGGTCCGCGCCCCGTGGTCATCTGGAACCACGGCACGACGGGTGTCGCACGCGGCTGCGCGCCGAGCCTGCGCGATGCATCGGCGACCAAGTGGGCGATCCCCGGACTCGACGACGCGCTGTCGCGCGGCTGGGTGGTGGTGGCATCCGACTACTCCGGGCAGGGCGCTCCGGGTGTCTTCCCGTACCTGATCGGCGCGGGCGAGGCGCATTCGTCGCTCGACGCGGTCCTGGCCGCGCAGGAGCTGCCGGACCTGAACCTGTCGGACGACGTGGTGGTGTGGGGGCATTCGCAGGGCGGGCATGCCGCGCTGTGGACCTCGCAACTCGCCGGCGAGTACACGCCGCAGTTGAACATCGCCGGCACCGTCGCGATCGCGCCCGTCGCCGATCCCCGCGCGCTCGCGCACGAACTCACCCGCGGCGGCGGGCAGGCCGGGGGAGCGGAGCTGTCGGTCATGATCTCGTGGGTGCTCGTGCCCTACGCCGACACCTACTCCGACGTCAACATCCCCACTTACGTTGCTCCTGGTGCGCGCTCGCTCGTGCGGGAGATGACCCAGCGCTGTCTGAGCGAACCGGGCGTGATCGTCTCGATGCTCACCGCCCTCGGCGTCTCCGAGGACCAGCCGCTGTACCCCGCCGACCTCACCGACGGACCACTCGGACGGCGGCTCGGACAGAATGCTGCGACCGGGCCGTTCCCGAGTCCCGTTCTGGTGGCGTGGGGCAGCGCGGACGAGGTCATTCCGACGACCCTGCAGACGCGTTTCGTCGCCGATCAGTGCGCCGAGGGTGCCCCGGTGCGCGGTGTCGAGTACCGCGGCTACAGCCACCTGCGCACGATCATGCCGGGCTCCCGTTTTCTGCCGGTGCTGATGCGGTGGTCGGCGGCGCGCCTGGACGGCGAGCCCGCGCCGGCGGTGGAGTGCGGATAG
- the infB gene encoding translation initiation factor IF-2: MHEIASELGVDSKVALAKLKELGEFVKSPSSTIEPPVARKLRAALEADGASTASAPAAAAPTAPAAGGAAPRPAGRPGPVRPTAPAAPAAATPAAPAPAAPAPAAPAAPAAPAAPAAEAAPAAPAPAAPAAPAAEAPEGSVPAAPGAPGVPRPGGAPRPGNNPFASAQGMGQRPAGPRPGNNPFASAQGMGQRPAPSPGNIPRPQAPRPGAPRPGAPRPGGAGRPGGAGRPGAPFQQRPGGPGRPGGAAGGGFARPGAPAAGGFAGRPGGGGGRGRGPGGGTAGAFGKGGGKSKQRKSRRAKRQEFEMRDAPTVGGVNVSRGNGEIIRMRRGASISDFADKIENITGYTVQPGTLVTILFNLGEMATATESLDEATFEVLGAELGYKIQMVSPEDEDKELLESFGLDLDQELEDENEDDLEIRPPVVTVMGHVDHGKTRLLDAIRNANVVAGEAGGITQHIGAYQVWTEHEGIERAITFIDTPGHEAFTAMRARGAQVTDLAILVVAADDGIMPQTVEALNHAQAAGVPIVVAVNKIDKPEANPGKVRQQLTEYGLVAEEYGGDVMFVDVSARAGTNIQALLDAVLLTADAGLDLTANPNKAARGVAIEAKLDKGRGSVATVLIQSGTLRVGDAIVAGTAYGRVRAMADENGEPVTEAAPSRPVQVQGLNSVPRAGDTFIVTDEDRLARQIAEKREAAERNAQLAKARKRISLEDFTRALQEGKVESLNLIIKGDVSGAVEALEESLLKIEVDESVQLRIIHRGVGAVTESDVNLATIDNAIIIGFNVRPDSKARERASREGVDIRFYSVIYNAIDDVEQSLKGMLKPEFEEVQSGVAEIREVFRSSKFGNIAGVIVRSGTITRNAKARVIRDGVVLADGLAIESLRRFKDDVTEVRTDFEAGIGLGKFNDIQIGDEIETTEMIEKPRG; encoded by the coding sequence GTGCACGAAATCGCCTCTGAACTCGGAGTCGACAGCAAGGTGGCTCTCGCCAAGCTGAAAGAACTCGGGGAATTCGTCAAGAGCCCCTCATCGACCATCGAGCCCCCCGTGGCTCGCAAGCTCCGTGCTGCCCTCGAGGCAGACGGCGCGAGCACCGCGTCGGCACCCGCCGCCGCTGCTCCGACGGCTCCGGCCGCCGGTGGTGCTGCTCCCCGCCCGGCAGGCCGTCCCGGCCCCGTGCGTCCCACCGCTCCCGCGGCACCCGCCGCGGCGACCCCGGCTGCTCCGGCACCGGCGGCTCCGGCTCCGGCCGCTCCCGCTGCACCGGCGGCACCCGCCGCACCCGCGGCGGAGGCTGCTCCGGCCGCTCCGGCTCCGGCCGCTCCCGCGGCACCTGCCGCTGAGGCCCCCGAGGGATCCGTTCCGGCGGCACCCGGCGCACCTGGTGTGCCGCGTCCCGGTGGCGCACCGCGTCCGGGCAACAATCCGTTCGCTTCGGCGCAGGGCATGGGACAGCGTCCCGCCGGCCCCCGTCCGGGCAACAACCCGTTCGCTTCGGCGCAGGGCATGGGCCAGCGCCCGGCTCCGTCCCCCGGCAACATCCCGCGTCCGCAGGCTCCGCGTCCGGGCGCACCGCGTCCCGGTGCTCCGCGTCCGGGTGGCGCAGGTCGCCCCGGTGGCGCAGGTCGCCCCGGTGCTCCGTTCCAGCAGCGTCCCGGCGGCCCCGGCCGTCCGGGCGGTGCAGCCGGTGGCGGCTTCGCGCGCCCCGGTGCTCCGGCAGCCGGCGGTTTCGCCGGTCGTCCCGGTGGTGGTGGCGGTCGTGGCCGTGGTCCCGGCGGTGGTACCGCAGGTGCCTTCGGCAAGGGTGGCGGCAAGTCCAAGCAGCGCAAGTCGCGTAGGGCGAAGCGTCAAGAATTCGAGATGAGGGATGCCCCGACCGTCGGTGGCGTCAACGTCTCGCGCGGTAACGGCGAGATCATCCGGATGCGCCGCGGCGCGTCGATCTCCGACTTCGCGGACAAGATCGAGAACATCACCGGCTACACGGTGCAGCCGGGCACGCTCGTCACGATCCTCTTCAACCTCGGCGAGATGGCCACGGCCACCGAGTCGCTGGATGAGGCGACGTTCGAGGTGCTGGGTGCCGAGCTGGGCTACAAGATCCAAATGGTCTCCCCCGAGGACGAGGACAAGGAGCTCCTGGAGAGCTTCGGTCTGGACCTCGACCAGGAGCTCGAGGACGAGAACGAGGACGACCTCGAGATCCGTCCGCCGGTCGTGACCGTCATGGGTCACGTCGACCACGGTAAGACCCGACTGCTCGACGCGATCCGCAACGCCAACGTCGTTGCCGGAGAAGCCGGTGGCATCACGCAGCACATCGGTGCGTACCAGGTCTGGACCGAGCACGAGGGCATCGAGCGCGCGATCACCTTCATCGACACCCCGGGTCACGAGGCGTTCACCGCCATGCGTGCTCGTGGTGCGCAGGTGACCGACCTCGCGATCCTCGTGGTCGCCGCCGACGACGGCATCATGCCGCAGACGGTCGAGGCGCTCAACCACGCCCAGGCCGCCGGTGTGCCGATCGTGGTCGCGGTCAACAAGATCGACAAGCCCGAAGCCAACCCCGGCAAGGTGCGCCAGCAGCTCACCGAGTACGGCCTGGTCGCAGAGGAGTATGGCGGCGACGTCATGTTCGTGGATGTATCGGCCCGTGCGGGCACGAACATCCAGGCGCTTCTGGACGCCGTGCTGCTCACGGCGGACGCGGGTCTGGACCTCACGGCCAACCCGAACAAGGCTGCCCGCGGTGTCGCGATCGAAGCGAAGCTCGACAAGGGTCGCGGTTCGGTTGCCACGGTGCTCATCCAGTCCGGAACGCTGCGCGTCGGCGACGCGATCGTCGCCGGTACCGCTTATGGCCGCGTTCGTGCCATGGCGGATGAGAACGGCGAGCCGGTCACCGAAGCGGCTCCGTCGCGTCCGGTCCAGGTGCAGGGTCTGAACTCCGTGCCCCGCGCGGGTGACACGTTCATCGTCACCGACGAGGATCGTCTGGCCCGCCAGATCGCTGAGAAGCGTGAAGCGGCCGAGCGCAACGCCCAGCTGGCCAAGGCCCGCAAGCGCATCTCGCTCGAGGACTTCACCCGCGCTCTTCAGGAGGGCAAGGTCGAGTCGCTCAACCTCATCATCAAGGGCGACGTGTCCGGTGCCGTCGAGGCGCTGGAGGAATCGCTCCTCAAGATCGAGGTCGACGAGTCCGTGCAGTTGCGCATCATCCACCGCGGTGTCGGTGCGGTGACGGAGTCCGACGTGAACCTGGCGACGATCGACAACGCGATCATCATCGGCTTCAACGTGCGCCCCGACTCGAAGGCCCGCGAGCGGGCTTCGCGAGAAGGCGTGGACATCCGGTTCTACTCCGTCATCTACAACGCGATCGACGACGTCGAGCAGTCCCTCAAGGGCATGCTCAAGCCGGAGTTCGAAGAGGTGCAGTCGGGTGTGGCCGAGATCCGCGAGGTGTTCCGCTCCTCCAAGTTCGGCAACATCGCGGGTGTCATCGTCCGCTCCGGAACGATCACGCGCAACGCCAAGGCGCGCGTCATCCGCGACGGCGTCGTGCTGGCCGATGGCCTGGCCATCGAGTCGCTGCGTCGCTTCAAGGACGACGTCACCGAGGTGCGTACGGACTTCGAGGCCGGTATCGGTCTCGGCAAGTTCAACGACATCCAGATCGGTGACGAGATCGAGACGACCGAGATGATCGAGAAGCCGCGCGGCTAG
- a CDS encoding YlxR family protein → MEPVRTCVGCRTRTPRSALLRVVAIQSALVPDERATMPGRGAWVHPTSECVDVALRRRAFVRALRVSGPLDAQTLENRLNGYGNKVNGSK, encoded by the coding sequence ATGGAACCCGTACGAACGTGCGTCGGTTGCCGTACGCGTACCCCTAGGTCCGCCCTTCTCAGGGTGGTGGCCATCCAATCCGCTCTCGTTCCCGATGAGCGCGCGACGATGCCAGGTAGGGGCGCGTGGGTGCATCCGACAAGCGAGTGTGTGGATGTCGCTCTGCGGCGTCGTGCCTTCGTACGCGCATTGCGTGTGTCGGGTCCTCTCGACGCGCAGACGTTAGAGAACAGGCTGAACGGCTATGGAAACAAAGTGAACGGCTCGAAATGA
- the rbfA gene encoding 30S ribosome-binding factor RbfA: MASERQARVADRIRVVLAERLEKGLRDPRLGFVTITDVKVTGDLQHASVFYTVMGDEALRADTAAALKSATGLLRTEVGKNLNTRLTPSLEFILDAIPENADHIAALLREARERDAAVAALAATGSYAGDADPYLKPREEEAEVEDEETDAEEAESEDDASEDEAPAS; encoded by the coding sequence ATGGCTTCGGAACGACAGGCAAGGGTCGCGGATCGCATCCGCGTAGTACTGGCAGAACGCCTCGAGAAGGGGCTGCGCGACCCGCGGCTCGGATTCGTCACGATCACCGACGTGAAGGTGACCGGTGACCTCCAGCACGCCTCCGTGTTCTACACGGTGATGGGCGATGAGGCGCTGCGCGCCGACACCGCTGCGGCGCTGAAGTCCGCGACCGGGCTGCTGCGCACCGAGGTGGGCAAGAACCTCAACACGCGACTGACGCCCTCGCTCGAGTTCATCCTCGACGCGATCCCGGAGAACGCCGACCACATCGCGGCGCTGCTGCGCGAGGCCCGCGAGCGCGACGCCGCCGTGGCGGCACTGGCCGCCACCGGCTCCTACGCCGGCGACGCAGACCCGTACCTCAAGCCGCGCGAGGAAGAGGCCGAGGTCGAGGACGAAGAGACCGACGCCGAAGAGGCCGAGTCCGAGGACGACGCGTCCGAGGACGAGGCGCCGGCTTCCTGA
- the truB gene encoding tRNA pseudouridine(55) synthase TruB, translating to MTHPPSGILFVDKPGGITSHDVVSRARKALNTRKIGHAGTLDPMATGLLILGVGPATRLLTYIVGLDKTYVATIRLGATTDTDDAEGAIVEKADAASLAAVTPDAIGAGIAALTGTISQIPSTVSAIKVAGRRAYDLVRAGEEVELAARTVTVSRFDVLAVRPSDEAIDLDVVVDCSSGTYIRALARDLGADLGVGGHLTALRRSRIGAFDVAEAAAVEDLAETALASPAEVARTVLGAIEVTADEARDLRHGKRLPGAAERAAGFPTAAIDLDGRLVGIVERRGADVKSIMNLPEEPTE from the coding sequence ATGACCCACCCACCCTCCGGAATCCTGTTCGTCGACAAGCCGGGCGGCATCACCAGCCATGACGTCGTCTCGCGGGCGCGCAAGGCGCTGAACACCCGCAAGATCGGCCACGCCGGCACACTCGACCCGATGGCCACGGGCCTGCTGATCCTCGGTGTCGGACCGGCCACCCGCCTACTCACCTACATCGTCGGCCTCGACAAGACGTATGTGGCCACCATCCGGCTCGGTGCGACGACCGATACCGATGACGCCGAGGGCGCCATCGTGGAGAAGGCGGATGCCGCATCCCTCGCCGCCGTCACACCCGACGCGATCGGAGCCGGCATCGCGGCCCTCACCGGCACGATCTCGCAGATCCCGAGCACGGTCTCGGCGATCAAGGTCGCCGGTCGGCGCGCCTACGACCTGGTCCGCGCGGGGGAGGAGGTCGAGCTCGCCGCGCGTACCGTCACCGTGTCGCGGTTCGACGTGCTCGCCGTGCGCCCGTCCGACGAGGCGATCGATCTCGACGTGGTCGTGGACTGCTCCAGCGGCACGTACATCCGTGCGCTCGCCCGCGACCTCGGTGCTGACCTGGGAGTCGGCGGACACCTGACCGCGCTGCGGCGCAGCCGCATCGGAGCCTTCGACGTCGCCGAGGCGGCCGCCGTGGAAGACCTGGCCGAGACCGCGCTCGCATCGCCGGCGGAGGTCGCCCGCACCGTGCTCGGCGCCATCGAGGTCACCGCTGACGAGGCCCGCGACCTGCGGCACGGCAAGCGTCTGCCCGGTGCCGCCGAGCGCGCCGCGGGGTTCCCCACGGCGGCGATAGACCTCGACGGCCGCCTGGTCGGCATCGTGGAGCGCCGCGGAGCGGACGTGAAGAGCATCATGAACCTGCCCGAGGAGCCGACCGAATGA
- a CDS encoding alanine/glycine:cation symporter family protein, with translation MDAVNDWLLTWGDNLWTWIVLPVVVLLGLYFTIRSGVVQFRLIPEMFRTLTDKTPRDASGRPQSVSAFQAFTISAASRVGVGNIAGVGTAIAIGGPGAVFWMWLMAFVGGASSFIESSLAQLFKIRDKDGFRGGPAYYMQRGLKARWMGVLFAVILIICFPIAFSSLQANTIQATVAGSVSEDVQSWLPWAVGLILAALMGLVIFGGVRRIASVTQMLVPAMALLYLGLGLVIVVMHADRLPAAIASIFTDAFGPNEVVGATLGYIILTGVKRGMFSNEAGLGSAPNAGASAAVTHPVKQGLVQTLGVYFDTFLVCSITAFIILVSVPDLENAGRGIGLTQGALTSTLGEWSNVLLSVIIFLLAFSSILGNYYYGESNIEFITPRRSVLAGYRILTVLAVLAGSVISADVVWNFADGAMGLMALVNLIAIALLSGIAFRLLKDYTGQRRAGRDPVFTRDRMPDIGGIAVWEDELSVTGPIDMPTKRRQSEKHRDHLHAGHDAH, from the coding sequence ATGGATGCGGTGAATGACTGGCTCTTGACGTGGGGCGACAACCTCTGGACCTGGATCGTGCTGCCGGTGGTGGTACTCCTCGGGCTCTACTTCACGATCCGCTCCGGCGTCGTGCAGTTCCGGCTCATTCCGGAGATGTTCCGCACCCTCACCGACAAGACTCCGCGCGACGCCAGCGGCAGACCGCAGTCGGTCTCGGCATTCCAGGCGTTCACCATCTCGGCCGCTTCGCGCGTCGGCGTCGGCAACATCGCCGGAGTCGGCACGGCGATCGCCATCGGCGGACCCGGCGCCGTGTTCTGGATGTGGCTGATGGCATTCGTCGGCGGCGCGTCCAGCTTCATCGAGTCCTCCCTCGCGCAGCTGTTCAAGATCCGCGACAAGGACGGCTTCCGCGGTGGTCCGGCGTACTACATGCAGCGCGGGTTGAAGGCGCGCTGGATGGGCGTGCTGTTCGCCGTCATCCTCATCATCTGCTTCCCGATCGCATTCAGCTCGTTGCAGGCCAACACGATCCAGGCCACCGTCGCCGGCAGCGTCAGCGAAGACGTCCAGAGCTGGCTGCCGTGGGCGGTCGGCCTCATCCTGGCCGCATTGATGGGCCTCGTGATCTTCGGCGGGGTGCGGCGGATCGCGTCGGTGACGCAGATGCTGGTGCCCGCCATGGCGCTGCTGTACCTCGGGCTGGGCCTCGTCATCGTCGTGATGCACGCCGACCGGCTCCCCGCCGCGATCGCCTCCATCTTCACGGATGCGTTCGGGCCGAACGAGGTCGTCGGCGCGACGCTCGGCTACATCATCCTCACCGGCGTCAAGCGGGGCATGTTCTCCAACGAGGCAGGGCTCGGCTCGGCTCCGAACGCGGGCGCGAGCGCCGCCGTGACCCACCCCGTCAAGCAGGGGCTCGTGCAGACGCTCGGCGTCTACTTCGACACGTTCCTGGTCTGCTCGATCACGGCCTTCATCATCCTGGTGTCGGTGCCGGATCTGGAGAACGCGGGACGCGGGATCGGTTTGACCCAGGGTGCGCTGACCAGCACGCTCGGCGAGTGGTCGAACGTCTTACTGAGCGTCATCATCTTCCTGCTGGCGTTCAGTTCCATCCTCGGCAACTACTACTACGGCGAGTCGAACATCGAGTTCATCACGCCGCGACGCTCCGTGCTGGCCGGTTACCGCATCCTCACGGTGCTCGCCGTCCTGGCCGGCTCCGTCATCTCCGCCGACGTCGTGTGGAACTTCGCCGACGGTGCGATGGGGTTGATGGCGCTGGTGAACCTCATCGCGATCGCGCTGCTGTCGGGCATCGCGTTCCGCCTGTTGAAGGACTACACGGGCCAACGACGCGCCGGGCGCGACCCGGTCTTCACGCGCGACAGGATGCCGGACATCGGCGGCATCGCCGTATGGGAGGACGAGCTCAGCGTGACCGGCCCGATCGACATGCCGACCAAGCGCCGTCAGTCCGAGAAGCACCGCGACCACCTGCACGCCGGACACGACGCCCACTGA
- the nusA gene encoding transcription termination factor NusA has product MDIDLGLLRTVEREKEIPFEELVRIIEQAILTAYGKHTTATGEIPEGARAELDRKTGHVAVFIPLRDDEGIVIGEEETTPDDFGRIAAFAAKQVISQRLRDIADDAVLGEFKGKEGDIVAGVVQQGPNPRMVHVDLGTIEAILPPEEQVAGEAYPHGSRLRVYVTSVSKGTKGPQITVSRTHPGLVRKLFALEVPEIASGLVEIVSLARESGHRTKMAVRATDPTINAKGACIGELGRRVRAVTEELGGEKIDIVDYDPELAKFVANALSPAKVTSSFILDASTKAVRALVPDYQLSLAIGKEGQNARLAAKLTGAKIDIQPDSILDEA; this is encoded by the coding sequence GTGGACATCGATCTCGGATTGCTGAGGACGGTCGAACGCGAGAAGGAGATCCCCTTCGAGGAACTCGTGCGGATCATCGAGCAGGCGATTCTGACTGCCTATGGCAAGCACACCACCGCGACCGGGGAGATCCCGGAGGGCGCTCGCGCCGAATTGGACCGCAAGACCGGCCACGTCGCCGTCTTCATCCCGCTGCGCGACGACGAGGGCATCGTCATCGGCGAGGAAGAGACCACGCCCGACGACTTCGGTCGCATCGCGGCTTTCGCCGCCAAGCAGGTCATCAGCCAGCGCCTGCGCGACATCGCGGATGACGCGGTGCTCGGCGAGTTCAAGGGCAAGGAAGGCGACATCGTCGCCGGCGTCGTGCAGCAGGGGCCGAACCCGCGCATGGTGCACGTCGACCTGGGCACCATCGAAGCGATCCTCCCCCCGGAGGAGCAGGTCGCGGGCGAGGCGTACCCGCACGGCTCGCGCCTCCGCGTGTATGTGACGTCGGTCTCCAAGGGCACGAAGGGCCCGCAGATCACCGTGTCGCGCACCCACCCCGGACTGGTCCGGAAGCTGTTCGCGCTCGAGGTCCCCGAGATCGCGTCCGGTCTCGTGGAGATCGTGTCGCTGGCCCGTGAGTCCGGCCACCGCACGAAGATGGCCGTGCGTGCGACGGACCCGACGATCAACGCCAAGGGCGCCTGCATCGGCGAGCTCGGCCGGCGCGTCCGTGCCGTCACCGAGGAGCTCGGCGGCGAGAAGATCGACATCGTCGACTACGACCCCGAACTGGCGAAGTTCGTCGCCAATGCGCTGTCGCCCGCGAAGGTGACCTCCAGCTTCATCCTGGATGCCTCGACCAAGGCCGTCCGTGCGCTCGTGCCCGACTACCAGCTCTCGCTGGCGATCGGCAAGGAAGGGCAGAACGCCCGCCTGGCCGCGAAGCTCACCGGCGCCAAGATCGACATCCAGCCCGACAGCATCCTCGACGAGGCGTAG